A part of Leptospira congkakensis genomic DNA contains:
- a CDS encoding PLP-dependent cysteine synthase family protein: protein MIDPISKGIDDLGNSLLQALNNVQGIFGKELSVAKPIQDNILQLIGNTPLIRLNRIGSEYSGVQFYLKAEFLNPTGSAKDRTAIAMYIDAERRGKLKKGMSVVLVGAGSSSVSFTWIGKVKGYPVYCLVPLHTSSERIQLLRSYGAEVTVTNEGDLGRLYDLAEEKAKKIGGWIPDEASNPANPNFHFKTTGPEIWRDLQGKVGAVISAPGSGGAITGIGRYLKSQDRRVKVIIAGKPNSPFMEYGKTDNPKERERIVLPAVYDPKLIDRYFHVNPDEALHLQADLYEKEGIFAGLTTGTVITGALRFSESLPESERNERNPFNIVILSPDRD, encoded by the coding sequence ATGATAGATCCAATTTCCAAAGGCATCGATGACCTAGGCAATAGCCTACTTCAGGCGCTTAACAATGTACAAGGTATCTTTGGAAAGGAACTTTCCGTTGCCAAACCCATTCAGGACAATATCCTCCAGCTCATTGGAAACACTCCACTCATTCGTTTGAATCGAATTGGATCGGAATATTCTGGAGTTCAGTTTTATCTCAAAGCCGAATTTTTAAATCCGACTGGTTCCGCCAAAGATCGTACTGCGATTGCTATGTACATCGATGCGGAAAGGAGAGGGAAACTAAAAAAAGGAATGAGTGTGGTGCTTGTTGGTGCTGGTTCTTCTTCTGTTAGTTTCACTTGGATTGGAAAGGTAAAGGGGTATCCTGTTTATTGCCTGGTCCCTCTACACACAAGTTCGGAAAGAATTCAGTTGCTTCGAAGTTATGGCGCTGAGGTCACTGTCACCAATGAAGGAGACCTTGGTCGTTTGTACGATCTAGCGGAAGAGAAAGCCAAAAAAATTGGCGGTTGGATTCCTGATGAAGCCTCCAATCCAGCAAATCCTAATTTTCATTTCAAAACCACTGGGCCTGAAATCTGGAGAGATTTGCAAGGCAAAGTGGGGGCCGTGATTTCTGCTCCTGGATCTGGTGGTGCCATCACAGGAATTGGGAGGTATTTAAAATCCCAAGACCGACGTGTGAAAGTCATCATTGCAGGAAAACCAAACTCACCTTTCATGGAATATGGTAAAACAGACAATCCAAAAGAAAGAGAAAGGATTGTACTTCCTGCAGTTTATGATCCCAAACTGATTGATCGCTACTTCCATGTAAACCCAGACGAAGCCTTACACCTGCAAGCTGACCTTTATGAAAAAGAAGGAATTTTTGCCGGCCTCACAACAGGAACTGTGATCACTGGTGCACTTAGGTTTTCTGAGTCCCTTCCCGAATCGGAAAGG
- a CDS encoding FKBP-type peptidyl-prolyl cis-trans isomerase, which yields MKRFSILLGFLFLTGSLFADELLIQDTKQGLGREAIRGTTVVVHYTGKLTNGKVFDSSVDRGEPFSFQLGQGQVIQGWERGIVGMKEGGKRKLTIPPQFGYGARAIGPIPANSTLVFDVELIKVK from the coding sequence ATGAAACGGTTTTCAATTTTACTCGGATTTTTATTTTTAACAGGCAGTCTTTTCGCGGACGAACTTCTCATTCAAGACACCAAACAAGGGTTAGGTAGAGAAGCTATTCGTGGAACTACTGTTGTGGTTCATTATACAGGAAAGTTAACCAACGGAAAAGTTTTTGATTCTTCTGTAGATCGCGGTGAACCTTTTAGTTTTCAATTAGGCCAAGGACAAGTCATCCAAGGCTGGGAACGAGGAATTGTAGGAATGAAAGAAGGTGGAAAACGAAAACTCACCATCCCTCCACAATTTGGATATGGTGCTCGCGCCATCGGCCCGATCCCTGCAAATTCAACACTGGTCTTTGATGTGGAATTGATTAAAGTAAAATAA